A region of Rhodamnia argentea isolate NSW1041297 chromosome 9, ASM2092103v1, whole genome shotgun sequence DNA encodes the following proteins:
- the LOC125316721 gene encoding cilia- and flagella-associated protein 251-like, with protein MSTQNPQSKENSIIHFHKLSLPLAFAPNNETTKQKMDQNDNLMKVQTVHKTNNIKNSHFLKRTLKLVISISLLSFVVCYSSGYTLLPHSFNVCFSTVLFSIFTRTLERKFMFLVCNGILAFLAKSSSSSSSSSPSRSDLDGDDELHKKRDGSAFDDLPEEEIKVSASESSEVDAVTAENAATTGDNEYRENNMVLAAEEEAEEEEEEKLQDKVKDKEEQEEQMLQETEFANTAIEEAEEENETWVVEEDGSLSKQEEEEELEECGYTGEKTESPAVATGNEEMMSIEELNKKVEEFIRKMKEEIRIEAKSQLIAV; from the coding sequence ATGTCGACCCAAAACCCACAAAGCAAAGAGAATTCCATCATTCACTTCCACAAACTCAGCTTGCCTTTAGCTTTTGCGCCCAACAACGAAACAACCAAGCAAAAGATGGATCAAAATGACAACTTGATGAAAGTCCAAACCGTTCACAAAACCAACAACATCAAGAACAGCCATTTCCTCAAGAGGACTTTGAAACTTGTCATCTCAATCTCTCTGCTGTCTTTCGTTGTGTGTTATTCCTCAGGATACACTCTCCTCCCCCACTCCTTCAACGTCTGCTTCTCCACGGTGCTGTTTTCGATCTTCACTCGCACCCTCGAGAGGAAGTTCATGTTCCTTGTTTGCAATGGGATCTTAGCTTTCCTTGCCAAGAGCTCCTCCAGTTCTAGCAGCTCTTCACCATCTAGGTCTGACCTTGATGGTGATGATGAGTTGCACAAGAAACGAGACGGGTCGGCTTTCGATGACTTACCTGAGGAGGAGATCAAAGTTTCAGCTTCTGAATCATCTGAAGTTGACGCTGTGACTGCGGAAAATGCTGCTACTACTGGGGATAACGAATACCGGGAAAACAATATGGTTCTTGcagctgaagaagaagcagaagaagaggaggaggagaaacttCAAgacaaagtaaaagataaagaggagcaagaagagcaaATGTTACAAGAAACCGAATTTGCTAATACAGCAatagaagaagcagaagaagaaaatgaaacttGGGTCGTGGAAGAAGATGGCAGCCTCagcaaacaagaagaagaagaagaactagaAGAATGTGGCTACACGGGGGAAAAAACAGAATCACCGGCCGTTGCTACAGGAAATGAAGAGATGATGAGTATAGAGGAGCTGAACAAAAAGGTTGAGGAATTCATTAGGAAGATGAAAGAGGAGATCAGGATTGAAGCAAAAAGTCAGCTGATTGCAGTGTGA